The following are encoded in a window of Lactobacillus intestinalis genomic DNA:
- a CDS encoding Xaa-Pro dipeptidyl-peptidase: MKYNQYAYVKTDYPEQAKELIDINFLPRNYQEWSFSDLLAKLIKTVIVEAKSDEAKTAKLSEFAVSDELTLANFLKQNPTQIGTNQFYNVALQLLGYHVHYDYQLDNPTGFMQKQNLPVVKDINNIEKLVFAFYRLLNTRAKNGQLLIDVMAGKGYFTQFWGQNKFMFFNGKSLPVFDTNKIIREVVYVETDLDTDQDGKSDLIQVTIFRPKESDQGLKVPTLYTASPYFGGIIANEKRNHNVDENLSDSTLWTDPKYQPMPKVDAPKPNGENHISTEEAVHKSSYPLNEYLLARGFSSVFAGGIGTRGSDGLRITGSPEETESAKEVIEWLHGDRVAYTDRSKEHEIKADWCNGNIGMTGRSYLGTLQIAVATTGVKGLKTVVSEAAISSWYDYYREHGLVVAPEDCQGEDLDLLAETCQSNLWDAGQYLKIKPKYEAMQKELLKKEDRVTGQYSDFWDVRNYRNHTDGIKCSWISVHGLNDWNVKPKNVYKIWQKVKHLPIKHHLFLHQGPHYNMNNFASIDFTDLMNLWFVHELLGLENNAYHQWPTVMVQDNLQSDKWHEEDDWSDEIGQTVTYYPTDDHELFKDGNGKEKQKFTDVGGIDFKEANISENEWQYKFISGDEKWAKRSLRYTTDEFIHPVTIVGRPEVKVRVSGSLPKGQLSVALVDLETRRRLTPTPKFLIRGGQELGYRFGTDTLQEFVLDKKTKAKLITKSHMNLQNYQDLRKPSKIEAGQFVDLTFKLQPTYYHLPVGARLCLIIYSTDEGMTKRPLEEETYTIDLANTEIKFSQK; encoded by the coding sequence ATGAAATACAATCAATATGCTTATGTAAAAACCGATTACCCTGAGCAAGCAAAGGAATTAATTGATATTAATTTTTTGCCTCGTAATTACCAAGAATGGTCATTTAGCGATTTATTAGCCAAGTTAATCAAAACCGTGATCGTCGAAGCTAAAAGTGACGAAGCAAAAACTGCTAAATTATCCGAATTTGCAGTTTCTGATGAACTTACTTTAGCTAATTTTTTAAAGCAAAATCCTACGCAAATTGGAACTAATCAATTTTACAATGTAGCATTGCAACTTCTGGGTTACCATGTTCATTATGATTACCAATTAGATAATCCTACCGGTTTTATGCAAAAACAAAACTTACCTGTAGTCAAAGATATCAACAACATTGAAAAGCTAGTTTTTGCCTTTTACCGTTTGCTTAATACTCGCGCTAAAAACGGTCAGCTCTTAATAGATGTAATGGCAGGAAAGGGTTATTTCACTCAATTCTGGGGTCAAAACAAGTTCATGTTCTTTAATGGAAAGTCATTGCCTGTTTTTGACACTAACAAAATTATTCGAGAAGTTGTTTACGTGGAAACTGATCTTGATACTGACCAAGACGGAAAAAGCGATCTAATTCAAGTTACTATTTTTCGCCCGAAGGAAAGCGATCAAGGACTCAAAGTTCCGACTCTATATACTGCCTCCCCATATTTTGGCGGAATTATTGCAAATGAAAAGCGCAACCACAACGTTGATGAAAATCTTTCAGATAGTACTCTCTGGACAGATCCTAAATATCAACCTATGCCAAAAGTTGACGCTCCCAAGCCCAACGGCGAAAATCATATTTCTACAGAAGAAGCCGTTCACAAATCTTCCTACCCACTAAATGAATATCTTCTTGCCCGTGGATTTTCTAGCGTATTTGCCGGCGGAATTGGTACCCGAGGTAGTGACGGTTTAAGAATCACCGGCTCTCCTGAAGAAACCGAATCGGCTAAAGAAGTCATTGAGTGGCTGCATGGTGACCGCGTTGCTTATACCGATCGCAGTAAAGAACATGAAATTAAAGCTGACTGGTGTAATGGCAACATTGGAATGACAGGTCGCTCTTATCTAGGCACTTTACAAATTGCTGTTGCTACAACTGGTGTTAAAGGCTTAAAGACAGTAGTTTCAGAAGCTGCAATTTCTTCTTGGTATGATTATTATCGCGAACATGGTTTGGTAGTGGCTCCAGAAGATTGTCAAGGAGAAGACTTAGATTTACTTGCTGAGACTTGCCAATCAAACTTATGGGACGCAGGCCAATATTTAAAGATCAAACCAAAATACGAAGCCATGCAAAAAGAACTTCTTAAAAAAGAAGATCGCGTAACTGGGCAGTATTCTGACTTTTGGGATGTAAGAAATTATCGCAACCATACTGATGGAATAAAATGTTCCTGGATTAGCGTTCATGGTTTAAACGATTGGAACGTTAAGCCAAAGAATGTTTACAAAATTTGGCAAAAGGTTAAACACTTACCAATTAAACACCATCTCTTCTTGCACCAAGGTCCTCACTATAATATGAACAATTTTGCTTCGATCGACTTTACTGATTTAATGAATCTTTGGTTTGTTCATGAGTTATTAGGTCTGGAAAATAACGCTTACCATCAATGGCCAACAGTTATGGTCCAGGACAACCTTCAATCAGATAAGTGGCACGAAGAAGATGACTGGTCTGATGAAATTGGCCAGACAGTCACTTATTACCCTACTGATGACCATGAACTCTTTAAAGATGGAAATGGTAAAGAAAAGCAAAAATTTACAGACGTTGGTGGAATCGACTTTAAAGAAGCTAACATTTCCGAAAATGAGTGGCAATATAAATTTATTTCTGGTGATGAAAAATGGGCTAAGCGGAGTTTACGTTATACAACTGATGAATTTATTCATCCGGTAACCATTGTCGGACGTCCAGAGGTGAAAGTTAGAGTTAGTGGTTCTCTGCCAAAAGGTCAATTATCTGTAGCTTTGGTTGATCTAGAAACTAGAAGACGCCTCACCCCTACTCCTAAATTTTTAATACGCGGTGGTCAAGAATTAGGCTATCGTTTTGGAACCGATACTTTGCAAGAATTTGTTCTTGATAAAAAGACCAAGGCTAAATTAATTACCAAAAGTCACATGAACTTACAAAACTACCAAGATCTGAGAAAACCAAGCAAGATTGAAGCTGGACAATTTGTTGATCTTACCTTCAAGCTGCAGCCTACTTACTATCATCTTCCAGTAGGTGCTCGTCTTTGCTTAATCATCTATTCAACCGACGAAGGAATGACTAAACGTCCCCTTGAAGAAGAAACTTATACTATTGACTTAGCTAATACTGAAATCAAGTTTAGTCAAAAATAA
- a CDS encoding alpha/beta hydrolase has translation MSENYLKELINKFRNGAKASDDKRDSGLNPNDPDVERIDNLQYGPDKQWHTLDVYLPKHIEPPFPTIINVHGGGWVYGTKETYQYYGMGMAKRGFAFINPNYRLAPEDAEYPDELNDVNAYIQWVDQHAEEYRLDRKNVFLIGDSAGGQMVEQYATILSNPDYAKKFSFKAINLKIRAIGLNCSAAFVLNDLNSLEAAYFTKNAVEKYHEQLNVEKYINQNFPPTFLITGNEDFLRDVDHTLFGFLLGRGVEADLRMYGDQQHPCYHVFFVDQKSKIAAKATDDELEFFRHFEEK, from the coding sequence ATGAGTGAAAACTATTTAAAAGAACTTATCAATAAATTTAGAAATGGTGCTAAAGCAAGCGACGATAAGCGTGACAGTGGATTGAATCCAAACGATCCTGATGTTGAACGTATCGATAATTTACAATATGGCCCAGATAAGCAATGGCATACCCTCGATGTTTATTTACCAAAACACATCGAACCTCCCTTTCCTACTATTATCAACGTTCATGGAGGTGGCTGGGTTTATGGCACTAAAGAAACCTACCAATACTATGGTATGGGAATGGCTAAACGTGGATTTGCTTTTATCAATCCTAACTATCGTTTAGCTCCCGAAGATGCAGAATATCCTGACGAATTAAATGATGTAAATGCCTATATTCAATGGGTAGATCAACATGCTGAGGAATATCGTCTTGATCGTAAAAATGTCTTCTTAATCGGAGATTCTGCTGGCGGACAGATGGTTGAGCAATATGCGACGATTCTTTCTAACCCAGACTATGCTAAGAAGTTTTCTTTTAAAGCCATCAATTTAAAGATTAGGGCCATTGGTTTAAATTGTTCTGCAGCTTTCGTTTTAAACGATTTAAACAGCCTAGAAGCTGCTTATTTTACCAAAAATGCAGTTGAAAAATATCATGAGCAATTGAATGTAGAAAAGTATATTAACCAAAACTTCCCTCCTACTTTCTTAATTACTGGAAATGAAGACTTCTTACGTGATGTTGATCATACTCTCTTTGGCTTCTTGCTAGGACGCGGCGTAGAGGCGGATCTTAGAATGTACGGTGATCAGCAGCATCCCTGCTACCATGTATTCTTTGTCGATCAAAAGAGTAAGATCGCAGCTAAAGCAACTGACGATGAATTAGAATTCTTTAGACACTTTGAGGAAAAATAA